In Oryctolagus cuniculus chromosome 18, mOryCun1.1, whole genome shotgun sequence, the DNA window GGAGGGAGCCACCTGTGGCCAGtggctgtggtgccggccccaccCTGTCCCCGGCGGGTCAGGGCCAGACTATAGTTCCCAGGATCCTGCAATGATGGCAGAGcgccctcccccactccaccccaccccgaaGCGCGCCAACACCATCCCCAGCGACCTGGACCCTTGCTCTGGACAATTCCGCGAGGAACCGAGCAGCTTCCGTGGCCCCGGTCACGCAACAGGCTCAGCACCTCCCCCAGCGGCGgggggcagctgggggggggcagggagcctAGGTGCCCACCGCCGCCTCACCCTGCCATCGTGGGTGAGCAGGATTGAGTCACTCTTGATGTCCCGGTGGATGACGCCCTGGGCATGGAGCACGGACAGGGCCTGCAGCACGGCCAGGCACACGGCGGCTATCTGCTCCTCGTTCATCCTGCACGGGGTGGGGACAGCTGGGCCGGCCACTCGGAAGACACACCCACTCCTGGGCTCCGAGACCCGGCCCCGCCCCGTGGTCTGGAAGGGGCCTGCGCCCCACCCCCCCGCAGCTGCCGGGCAGTACCTGGTGTGGGTGACGATGTCGGTGAGGGCACCTCCCTCCAGAAACTCCATCACCACCCAGAGCTCGTCGCCCACCAGGTAGCTGTTGTACATCTCCACCACGTTCTCGTGCTGGTAGTCCCGCATGATTACCACCTGTTgtcagggcgggggggggggggggggcgagggacAGGCCAGCTCAGCGAGCCGCCCTGCCACAGCggcctcccacctccctctcggGCCCAGGCCTGCTTCTGCCCGGACTGCCTACCCCACCGCCAAAGCCGGGTGGACCTCAGGGTCGACCCGAGGCCTccttcctgggccagccccaccccaggcacaGCTACGTTCTTGGAGCCTGGCTTCTGACCAGGCCTGGGCTGGTCTCAGGGCCCTGACCATCAGGCTGGCGCGGGCAGCAGGAGGGGAAAGATTTGAGCACTGAGGGGGAGAAGGACAAGCAGGTGTCAGGTTGGAGAGGTCAAAGGGCGGCGGGATTCCAGGGGTGAGAAGGCCCAGCCGGGAggctggaggcagcaggcactCTGGCTCAGAGGGACCGTGCTGTGCACACACTCGTGGTGCAGCCTGGGCCCTgtggtgggcagcagggaggaggagccagcGCTCGGGCTTGAGAGCAGGACCCTTCCCACACTGCCTCCTGGGCGGGGTCAGAGGCTGCCCGGGTACCAAGTTCTTCAGCAGCGGCCACCAAGGGCCAGCTCTAGACGTTGCACAAAAGCAAGATGGGGGCTGGAAAAAGAAGGGCAGGACCTTGCCCGGGGGGTGCCGGGGCCGCGGGGAGTCTGAGGGGGAGCGGAAGGGGTGGGCACGGAGGTCTGCGTGTGGGCTGCCCGAAAGGGGAGgccggggctgcagggctgcggggctgcaggggcagaCAGGGCGCCTCGGGCTCCGGCCTGGCGATGGGGTGGGGAGGCCCCGGGGAGGTGCTCTGCCAGCCAGCTGGGATTCGGTGGCTGACGCCGGGACgctgggagggagaggcaggaatgGGGACGGAGACGGCCCAGAGGGTGCAGGGAGCGGGGAGGAGGGACGGCAGAGAAGCCGCCCGGCAGCctggcccgggggggggggggggctcacctCGTTGAAGAGCAGCTCGCGCCTCTGCTGCTTGCGCAGGTCCATCTTCTTCACGGCCACCAGCTTGCCCGAGCTGCGCACGGTGGCGATGCACACAATGCCCGTGGAGCCCTCGCCGATCTTGATGAAGTTGTCCAGGTAGGAGCGCGGGTCCCCTGGGTCCACCACCAGCTGCAGGGCAGCCCTGAACTGCTCGTGGGACACTCGCTGCGGCTCCCGCTGTGGGgagcgggggccggggggccccggggcagggagggcagcgggGACAGCGGGGACAGCGGGGGTGCGGGCTGGCGGGGCCAGCTGGGGCTCAGAGGCGTGGGGACCCAGCACTCCAGGACTCGGGGGGCCGCGGGCTCGGGCGGGAGGCCGGGAAGAGGACTGCGGGACGGCCCGGCCCCCTGCGGAGGGCCCATTCGGGGCCACATCGCGAGGCTCTCCCTGCAACAGAAGAGAGAGGCAGCCGTGAGCAGAGGGCCGGGCTCAGCTCCACTCCCCGAGCTGGGGCACAGACACATGGGCGGTGGGGATGAGAGACGCACAAGCGGCCAGGCCTGGGCGGGGGCCAGAGGGTGGGAACCAGGGAAGGGGACTGGGGGGCTCTCGGGGGAAGGGGATGTGTTACCTGGGCACCCCGGGATGGGTGGTCCGTGTCGGCCCGGGGGTACGTGTTAAAGGGCCGGCCAGCCGCCAGCTTTGCTCCGCTGGCCAGAGGGGCAGGCTGAGGGGTGCTGACGtcaggcccagagagggggcGTTTGTCCCGGGAGGACTCCTGGGGGCCCCCTGAGCCCTCCCTGGAAGACTTGGGCCTCTTCTCAGGCCCCACCCGTCGCTTGTCACCGCTGGCGCCTCCTGCCTCGCTGCGGCCGGTGGCCCGGCCTCGGCCGCCCGCCTTCTCCGGGCCTGCTCTGGCGCCTGCGGCCCTCTCCTCCGGCACCCCGTTCTCCTGGCGGGTGCGGGCGGGCAGCGGCGGGCTGTCTCTCCGCAGGGAGTTGGAGCGCGTCACCGACATGTTCTCAAACTCGTCGAGCAGCAGCGTGAGGGCCCCATCCTTGGCACCTTTGCTGCCCCGCACGATGGTCTGGGGTCCCGGGCAATGGCAGGGTGGGGGCCGGGCAAGGAGGGGACACAGGACGTGCATCCAACACACAGGGACAGGACAACACGACACACACAAAGACAAGACAAAGACGGAATGAAGAAATGCCATGGGGTGAtggtggggtgggcagaggggcaggacCCTGCAGCCTTCCCCCGGGACAGCGGCCGCAGGGGCTCTGTGGGcactctccagggctgggctgccgcCCCCACGCAGCTTGTCTCCTGCCccaaggggtggagggagggaagtcaCCCAGTAATCAGCCCTGGAGAGCTGCAAATTACAGGCTGCGGGGCCAGGCTCGGGGCCAGGCTCGGCTCGGCTGGCACTTCCTCCCCTGCAGGCCGCCAGGGTCGTTAACCCCAGCACCACGCTCTCTGCTCTCCTGGAGGCAGGGGGGAGGGTACAGGGAGAAAAGAAATGCCCGGGCCTGAGGGACAGGGCAAGGGGTCCCCAGGAGTGGGGAGGCAGACACAAGCATGCGTGGGGACCGGTCTGAGGGTTAAGTGTGCCCTGaatctcctccccctccccatctgtGGCTCCCACCTGCCTCCCCTCAAGGTTCAGTCACAGCCTGCGGGCTCCCTGATCCCAACCAGCTCCACACACgcgcccagcccagggctggcaccgCTGTCCTGCTGCCTGGAACATCAGCTTCCTCCAGGCGTCCCCACGCTCAGCATTCAGCTGGCCTCCCACCCTGAGCCCCACTCCTGGCTCTTTCTCCTCCAGCGCACGTAACCCCAGCTGACGGAAGGCCCACACGGTGGAGAGTTCCGAGGGCAGCGGCTCTTTCTGCTCCTGCCCCTCAGCACACGCAACAGCAGCCAGCGCTCAGAGGGGGCTCAGCAGACGTCTGCTGAGCCGGACCGCGGTGAGCTGGGAACAGCAGCCGGCTAGCAGGGCCAGGACTGCCTCCAACATGCAGGGAGCACTGCCCCATCACCAGGGCCCTGCCCGGGAGCCCTCGCAGAGCAAGGCAGACGCGCACACAGGCGGCCGCTGGGTCTGAGGGCCCTGGCGGACCGGGAAGACTCGCAGCCGAGGGCAGCTGAGGCAAGTCAGAGCCACAGCACGCGAGGGCCACGGGAGGCCGTGAAGACAAGCTGCCCGCtcctggctgggagctggggtggcCAGCGGCTCCGGCTGGGCTGTCCTGAGAAGCCCGGGCCACAGGTTCGGACGTGGAGCCCCTTGCTTTGTAAGCAGAGCAAAGTCAAGTATCCCGGGCAGCCTGCAGGGGCCACGCGGACGCTTCAGCTGCCAGCCCGAGACCTGCATTGTCTGTGGCCAACTCACTGACCTTGGGCCTCCCCCcggcaggcctgggctgggcaccGGCAGGGTATGAGTCAGCCGTGGGCCCGGCCTGGGCGCTGCGCCTGCTCACGGAGGGGCACGCCCGGCCCCACTCCATGGGACAAGCCTgtccgccccggccccggcccttctgccttcccacTGCCCCGGGGACAAAgtccaggccccaggcccaggagaCCATGGCTCTGATGGCCACTTCCTCCCACGACaagccctgctccccagcccggcccctgTGCCTCAGAGCcatctcagggctgggccaaggcgtCCCCTCTCCAGGCTGGACCTGGCTGGCTCAGGCACCTCctctggctcccccaccccagccctgtccACCTGGGGCGCTGGCTGTCTACCACCGACAGAGGAGCCCTGAGAGCCCAGGACACGGCTGTGGGGTGGGGACGAGCCCAGGGCTCGGGGCAGGACTGCAGGGCTGGTGTGGGGACCGTCAGGGGAGCGCGGGGTCCtgggcctggggagcagcaggtcagAGGCAGGTGCCGAGCCAGCgccggcccagggctggggaggcgggCCGGGGCCGGAGAGCACGTGGGGAGGTCAGCAAGGAGCGGGTGTTTGGCTGAGGCAGCAGCGGTGCGTGCTCCTACCTTGGGGGCCC includes these proteins:
- the PAK4 gene encoding serine/threonine-protein kinase PAK 4 isoform X2; its protein translation is MFGKRKKRVEISAPSNFEHRVHTGFDQHEQKFTGLPRQWQSLIEESARRPKPLVDPACITSIQPGAPKGEPRDVAPNGPSAGGRAVPQSSSRPPARARGPPSPGVLGPHASEPQLAPPARTPAVPAVPAALPAPGPPGPRSPQREPQRVSHEQFRAALQLVVDPGDPRSYLDNFIKIGEGSTGIVCIATVRSSGKLVAVKKMDLRKQQRRELLFNEVVIMRDYQHENVVEMYNSYLVGDELWVVMEFLEGGALTDIVTHTRMNEEQIAAVCLAVLQALSVLHAQGVIHRDIKSDSILLTHDGRVKLSDFGFCAQVSKEVPRRKSLVGTPYWMAPELISRLPYGPEVDIWSLGVMVIEMVDGEPPYFNEPPLKAMKMIRDNLPPRLKNLHKVSPSLKGFLDRLLVRDPAQRATAAELLKHPFLSKAGPPASIVPLMRQNRAR
- the PAK4 gene encoding serine/threonine-protein kinase PAK 4 isoform X1; this encodes MFGKRKKRVEISAPSNFEHRVHTGFDQHEQKFTGLPRQWQSLIEESARRPKPLVDPACITSIQPGAPKTIVRGSKGAKDGALTLLLDEFENMSVTRSNSLRRDSPPLPARTRQENGVPEERAAGARAGPEKAGGRGRATGRSEAGGASGDKRRVGPEKRPKSSREGSGGPQESSRDKRPLSGPDVSTPQPAPLASGAKLAAGRPFNTYPRADTDHPSRGAQGEPRDVAPNGPSAGGRAVPQSSSRPPARARGPPSPGVLGPHASEPQLAPPARTPAVPAVPAALPAPGPPGPRSPQREPQRVSHEQFRAALQLVVDPGDPRSYLDNFIKIGEGSTGIVCIATVRSSGKLVAVKKMDLRKQQRRELLFNEVVIMRDYQHENVVEMYNSYLVGDELWVVMEFLEGGALTDIVTHTRMNEEQIAAVCLAVLQALSVLHAQGVIHRDIKSDSILLTHDGRVKLSDFGFCAQVSKEVPRRKSLVGTPYWMAPELISRLPYGPEVDIWSLGVMVIEMVDGEPPYFNEPPLKAMKMIRDNLPPRLKNLHKVSPSLKGFLDRLLVRDPAQRATAAELLKHPFLSKAGPPASIVPLMRQNRAR